In a single window of the Salvelinus namaycush isolate Seneca chromosome 6, SaNama_1.0, whole genome shotgun sequence genome:
- the LOC120049704 gene encoding lysine-specific demethylase 6B-like isoform X1, with translation MHHAVEQFGGRGTRDSFPLDGLSRGTWATVGGHVTWAPPARCPPGVNQHQLLPHLPPSHMGGLNHPGKFFNNGPVQVRGGEKQELAQATLPGLQRADQQRLPPPPHRAWEQPGQMYESPAHPSVPLPSDHATRLHGGYSPGPPANLPPRPNQLLKYVDPQEQHLLRGPTSLGDDMWAQVQQRGYPGKMLGGQLKRPAPPLGEYSVIRHTPPPSLHPSSRPNEDCPSPSKRKRSSEQVPHPGIQRFPGPGGHPLPPQQQPPSHYPPPPPKPAFWNPMHKASGAAWAQPERKNGSPEFQESVKSCMGGYTYKPPAPSPISPPLTSSPGGYPQRHSGPHPPHKPSFSPQALNQPPHNNPHSSHPQYPKQPAPPRMGMEPRGGPPTPQRGPTTGGRGVNNHPPPHHHQPPARGDRDSREPPQPSPANHTGVPYSHNPHFQPHPGLGHTAPHPPASSTAVPQQHNPTPPHHEAWRPQGQGQGRPQNNHPMESGHYRAGLVPQGQQNQAGETRGPASLQHHQHPHISPPQVPTRTPVIISTPQASCSQSQNNCYNNSSSITGPALSTVTTAPPAVCSANSTCRRGRETMSLPHQSSAASQLARDPERGPFHPMLHPGYQGAHAGTANHPHRAPPRPQQQQSPSQHHQQSVQGKSYYGRSDPDGTLASSSSSSSSSFSGHQRAGESVITSRGSHPRPLTQTEVTSSPLHRPMPAPQPHTVSSAPQPASSPSYSRLCAQPAPQATTTSAKGYLNSRPQPPPPSAPQSMEEALDKLDAELQGHMQAEERREQEERKREREQEERKREQEERKREREQEERKREREQEERKREREQEEREREQEEREQEERKREREQEERKREREQEERKREREQEERKREQEERKREREQGKRRELERAEEEKKRREWEKEQEERKRRDLEREREEEERKRTEWMKEEERRKVKEEMSRSSKRREESAIESLERLLSGNSSAPPPPRLSTVSSSSFVPPPPPPSQSSSSPPYPWLSRGGAPPCPPGQAPPPPAPLEMSRPPPLTPQTEYAREKQRQREMWGETPPSSLHTSNVTSGNNVLPSLGPSYPNHPSNKTLTQGAPRPSKDTPHPKENASQQVRGGAMGAVDPLHTSSTVNLREPPKLFQAFPRDSLPSGPNTSRTNSSTSSTGGLLHKRMPSGGLGSLGCSSSGDSDSTQFEEEPLELSTLLPDGLANIMAMLDESIKKEEESLYCSDRNGARETIITAFTAMPPAKSYLCAPDLIPAPNQQPQDDFIGTNVHASPPVLSRQGSLASPCSRTSSLNEEDEEGCLALKPPLELHEPAVPLNSDPQSGTNYSHSDLAKLYGLPEPVKSEGDDEDEEDESETPSSSPPPPQRPHLHQTGVSSTFKSQAALENQKYAYRGGPFGRPPPSALGGLKYSSSLSLGPDIQQQQNSTSPTSDSTNHPGFTPSSAPPLKTRPHSPSSREAKRQVNIKMEEPDIWRDGREAMEKRLHSSREESKCYLSTQPIKMEPKEEVTLTTISESSLAELGRSCEVLLTRHSSSLPSKNTSDRTKTELQQEGRHHKPERERERHREKDGEKERKPGRSKKHEERKEGKKKQREKREEMSSSSSSSSHSSSSSSSSKRHRHKEKKDHRRILGNLDLQRKEIREKDRDRVRADMRRTEAGSTSEGEPSEWASHSRSERSSGVMSSSQDRGAGSTLQGSAADFMKLKALSDGPPKELKIRLIKVESGDRETFIASEVEEKRTPLEEISIGNTAAEVIRACKGARVKGKFRESYLLPAFSVKPLFTTEPLPRDKLNPPTPSIYLESKRDALSPVLLQFCTDPKNPVTVIRGLAGSLRLNLGLFSTKSLVDANSEHAVEVRTQVQQPADENWDPSGTGQTWPCESSRSHTTIAKYAQYQASSFQESLQEEKGSDEEAEEDEEDKEKTSKETSPETSSKEPTSKDATSTEQKPVGKIIKFGTNIDLSDPKRWKPQLQELQKLPGFMRVASSGNMLSHVGHTILGMNTVQLYMKVPGSRTPGHQENNNFCSVNVNIGPGDCEWFSVHENYWPAIDDFCEKHGVDYLTGSWWPVLEDLYRSNIPVYRFIQRPGDLVWINAGTVHWVQAVGWCNNIAWNVGPLNSYQYQLALERFEWNVVKKVKSIVPMIHVSWNVARTVKVTDPDTYKMIKHCLLQSIKHIQVLRDQLVAAGKKISYQSRVKDEPAYYCNECDVEVFDLLFVTSESGSRKTYVVHCEDCARQRNPSLSNNVVVLEQYRMEELMSTYDTFSLVRTHTFFL, from the exons ATGCATCACGCAGTAGAGCAGTTTGGCGGGCGTGGCACACGGGACTCCTTCCCTCTGGACGGACTCAGCCGGGGAACATGGGCTACCGTGGGCGGCCACGTCACCTGGGCGCCACCTGCCAG GTGTCCGCCAGGTGTCAATCAACACCAGCTCCTACCCCATCTACCGCCCAGTCACATGGGTGGACTGAACCATCCCGGTAAATTCTTCAATAATGG GCCCGTGCAGGTGCGTGGCGGTGAGAAGCAGGAGCTGGCCCAGGCCACGTTACCTGGCCTCCAGAGAGCGGACCAGCAAcgcctccctcctccccctcacaGGGCGTGGGAACAGCCGGGTCAGATGTACGAGTCGCCCGCCCATCCATCCGTGCCCCTGCCCAGCGACCACGCGACCCGTCTGCATGGCGGGTATAGCCCCGGGCCTCCCGCCAACCTGCCCCCCAGGCCCAATCAGCTACTGAAG TATGTGGACCCTCAGGAGCAGCATCTTCTCAGGGGTCCGACATCGCTGGGTGACGATATGTGGGCTCAGGTGCAGCAGAGGGGTTACCCAGGGAAGATGTTGGGAGGGCAGCTGAAGAGACCGGCCCCCCCTCTCGGGGAGTACTCGGTCATCCGGCACACCCCGCCCCCCTCCCTGCACCCCTCCTCTCGCCCCAATGAGGACTGCCCCAGTCCTAGCAAGAGGAAGAGGAGCTCTGAGCAG GTTCCTCACCCAGGCATACAGAGGTTCCCTGGCCCAGGAGGGCACCCCCTGCCCCCACAGCAGCAGCCCCCGTCCCACtacccccctcctccacccaaaCCTGCTTTCTGGAACCCCATGCACAAGGCGAGTGGCGCCGCCTGGGCCCAGCCCGAACGCAAGAACGGGTCCCCTGAGTTCCAG GAGTCGGTCAAGTCCTGCATGGGCGGCTACACCTACAAACCTCCCGCCCCCTCGCCCATCTCCCcacccctcacctcctccccggGAGGCTACCCTCAGAGGCATAGCGGGCCCCACCCACCCCACAAGCCCTCATTCTCACCTCAGGCCCTCAATCAACCCCCACACAACAACCCCCACAGCTCTCACCCGCAGTACCCTAAACAACCAGCCCCGCCCCGCATGGGGATGGAGCCCAGGGGAGGTCCTCCTACCCCCCAGAGAGGCCCTACCACTGGGGGCAGGGGAGTCAACAACCATCCGCCTCCTCACCACCACCAACCTCCAGCAaggggggacagagacagtagggaGCCCCCCCAACCCTCACCAGCAAACCACACCGGCGTGCCTTACAGCCACAACCCCCACTTCCAGCCCCACCCCGGGCTGGGCCACACTGCTCCCCACCCCCCTGCCAGCAGCACAGCAGTACCTCAGCAGCACAACCCCACTCCCCCCCACCACGAGGCCTGGAGACCCCAGGGACAGGGTCAGGGCAGGCCACAAAACAACCACCCCATG GAGTCGGGTCACTACAGGGCAGGGCTGGTACCTCAGGGGCAGCAaaaccaggctggggagacccgGGGTCCCGCGTCCCTCCAACACCATCAGCACCCCCACATCAGCCCCCCTCAGGTTCCTACCAGAACCCCCGTCATCATCTCCACCCCCCAGGCCTCCTGCTCACAGTCACAAAACAACTGCTACAACAACAGTAGTAGTATTACTGGACCTGCACTCTCCACTGTGACCACAGCACCACCTGCTGTGTGTTCAGCTAACAGCACCtgtaggagaggcagggagacgATGTCACTGCCCCACCAGTCCTCAGCTGCGTCTCAGCTGGCGAGAGACCCAGAGAGGGGCCCCTTCCACCCCATGCTGCACCCAGGGTATCAGGGAGCCCACGCGGGCACTGCCAACCACCCCCACCGGGCGCCACCCAGGCCCCAGCAGCAGCAGTCCCCTAGCCAGCACCACCAACAGTCTGTCCAGGGGAAGTCTTACTACGGACGGTCTGATCCTGATGGCACTCTggcctcctcttcatcctcctcctcttcgtcattCTCAGGACACCAGAGGGCAGGGGAGAGCGTCATCACCAGCAGGGGGTCTCACCCCAGACCCCTCACCCAGACGGAGGTCACTAGCTCGCCCCTGCACCGCCCCATGCCCGCCCCCCAACCCCACACTGTCAGCTCTGCCCCTCAGCCAGCCTCCAGCCCCTCCTACTCCAGACTCTGTGCCCAGCCTGCCCCCCAGGCTACCACCACCTCAGCCAAGGGGTATCTAAATTCTCGACCCCAGCCACCTCCACCATCAGCCCCCCAGTCCATGGAGGAGGCTCTGGATAAACTGGATGCTGAGCTGCAGGGTCATATGCaggctgaggagaggagggagcaggaagagcggaagagggagagggagcaggaagagcggaagagggagcaggaagagcggaagagggagagggagcaggaagagcggaagagggagagggagcaggaaGAGCGGAAGAGGGAGCGGGAGCAggaagagcgggagagggagcaggaagagagggagcaggaagagcggaagagggagagggagcaggaagagcggaagagggagagggagcaggaagagcggaagagggagagggagcaggaagagcggaagagggagcaggaagagcggaagagggagagggagcaggggaagaggagagagttggagagagcggaagaggagaagaaaagaaGGGAATGGGAAAAAGAGcaggaggaaaggaagaggagggatttggagagggagcgagaggaagaggagaggaagaggactgAGTggatgaaagaggaggagaggaggaaggtgaaGGAGGAGATGAGCCGGAGTAGTAAAAGGAGAGAGGAGTCTGCCATCGAGAGTCTGGAGAGACTCCTGTCCGGCAACTCCtctgctcctccacctcctcgcctgtccaccgtctcctcctcctcctttgtcccacccccaccaccccccagCCAGTCATCCTCCTCGCCCCCCTACCCCTGGCTGAGCCGGGGCGGGGCTCCCCCTTGTCCCCCAGGCCAGGCACCACCACCTCCCGCCCCCCTGGAGATGTCACGGCCCCCCCCTCTCACCCCCCAGACGGAGTACGCTAGGGAgaagcagaggcagagagagatgtggggtgaAACCCCCCCCTCGTCATTACACACTAGTAACGTTACCTCAGGGAACAACGTCCTGCCCTCGTTGGGGCCCTCTTACCCCAACCACCCCTCAAATAAGACCTTGACGCAAGGTGCCCCCCGCCCATCCAAAGACACCCCCCATCCCAAGGAGAACGCTAGTCAGCAGGTCCGAGGAGGCGCGATGGGCGCTGTGGATCCCCTCCACACCTCCAGCACGGTCAACCTCCGAGAGCCCCCCAAACTCTTCCAGGCGTTCCCCAGGGATAGCCTACCGTCTGGGCCCAACACCTCCAGGACCAACAGCAGCACGTCCAGCACAGGGGGCCTCCTCCACAAGCGCATGCCCAGCGGAGGCCTAGGCAGCCTAGGTTGCAGCAGCAGCGGCGACTCTGACAGCACCCAGTTTGAGGAGGAACCCTTGGAGCTCTCAACGTTACTCCCGGATGGTCTGGCCAACATCATGGCCATGCTGGATGAGTCCATCAAGAAAGAGGAGGAATCTCTGTACTGCAGCGACCGAAACGGCGCTAGGGAGACCATCATAACTGCCTTTACTGCTATGCCGCCGGCTAAGAGCTACCTGTGCGCCCCGGACCTCATTCCAGCGCCCAATCAGCAACCGCAGGATGACTTTATTGGGACGAACGTCCACGCCAGCCCACCTGTACTGAGCCGACAGGGCTCACTGGCCTCCCCCTGTAGCCGGACTTCCTCCCTCAACGAGGAAGACGAGGAGGGTTGTCTCGCCCTGAAACCCCCTTTGGAGCTCCACGAGCCAGCCGTCCCCCTCAACTCCGACCCCCAGTCAGGGACTAACTACAGCCACAGCGACCTGGCTAAACTCTACGGTCTCCCGGAGCCTGTGAAGAGCGAGGGTGACGACGAGGATGAGGAAGATGAGTCGGAGACCCCGTCCAGTTCCCCTCCCCCACCCCAGAGGCCCCACCTCCACCAGACGGGGGTGAGCAGCACCTTCAAGTCCCAGGCCGCCCTGGAGAACCAGAAGTACGCCTACCGAGGTGGTCCGTTTGGCCGCCCGCCCCCCTCTGCTCTTGGGGGACTGAAgtactcctcctccctctctctgggtcCCGACATCCAACAGCAGCAGAATAGCACCTCCCCCACCTCGGATTCCACCAATCACCCAGGCTTCACGCCGTCGTCGGCCCCTCCCCTAAAGACCCGCCCACACTCCCCCTCCAGCCGGGAGGCAAAGAGACAGGTCAACATCAAGATGGAGGAGCCTGATAtctggagagatgggagagaggccATGGAGAAGAGGCTCCATTCCTCGAGGGAGGAGTCCAAGTGTTATCTCTCTACACAGCCCATCAAGATGGAGCCCAAGGAAGAGGTGACGCTTACAACCATCTCAGAGTCTTCTCTGGCCGAGCTGGGCCGAAGCTGTGAGGTTCTCCTGACCCGACACTCCAGCTCCCTCCCTAGCAAGAACACCTCCGACAGGACCAAGACTGAGCTCCAACAGGAGGGCAGGCACCATAAGCCTGAGAGAGAGCGGGAACGACAccgagagaaggatggagagaaggagcgGAAACCCGGCCGGAGCAAGAAGCacgaggagaggaaagaggggaagAAAAAGCAGAGGGAGAAACGAGAAGagatgtcctcctcctcctcttcgtcctctcactcctcctcctccagttcCAGTTCTAAACGGCACAGGCACAAGGAGAAGAAGGACCACCGGCGGATCCTCGGGAACCTGGACCTTCAGCGTAAGGAGATTCGGGAGAAGGACCGCGACCGCGTTCGCGCCGACATGAGGAGGACGGAGGCTGGGTCCACCAGCGAAGGTGAACCCTCCGAATGGGCGTCCCATAGTAGAAGTGAAAGAAGTTCAGGAGTCATGTCCTCTTCTCAGGACAGAGGGGCTGGATCAACACTGCAGGGTTCGGCTGCTGACTTCATGAAGCTGAAGGCCCTGTCGGACGGGCCGCCCAAGGAGCTGAAGATCAGGCTGATCAAGGTGGAGAGCGGCGACCGAGAGACGTTCATCGCCTCtgaggtggaggagaagaggacacCCCTGGAGGAGATCAGCATCGGGAACACTGCCGCAGAGGTCATCAGGGCCTGCAA gGGTGCGAGGGTGAAGGGGAAGTTCAGAGAGTCCTACCTGCTCCCTGCGTTCTCTGTCAAGCCCCTGTTTACCACAGAGCCCCTCCCACGGGATAAACTCAACCCCCCCACGCCTAGCATCTAC ttGGAGAGTAAGAGAGATGCCCTCTCCCCTGTACTACTGCAGTTCTGTACTGACCCCAAGAACCCTGTTACTGTCATCAGAGGACTGGCCGGGTCCCTACGACTCA ACCTGGGTCTGTTCTCCACGAAGTCTCTGGTGGATGCTAACTCTGAGCATGCTGTGGAGGTGAGGACTCAGGTACAGCAGCCTGCTGATGAGAACTGGGACCCGAGCGGCACGGGGCAGACCTGGCCCTGTGAGAGCAGCCGCTCACACACCACCATCGCCAAGTACGCCCAGTACCAGGCTTCATCCTTCCAGGAGAGTCTGCAG GAGGAGAAGGGTAGTGATGAAGAGgctgaggaagatgaggaagacaAGGAGAAGACGAGTAAGGAGACCAGCCCCGAGACATCGAGCAAAGAACCCACAAGTAAAGACGCTACCAGTACCGAACAGAAACCAGTGGGGAAGATAATCAAGTTTGGCACCAACATTGACCTGTCAGACCCCAAGAG gTGGAAGCCCCAGCTGCAGGAGCTCCAGAAGCTTCCGGGCTTCATGCGCGTGGCGTCCAGCGGGAACATGCTGAGCCACGTGGGACACACCATCCTGGGCATGAACACGGTCCAGCTCTACATGAAGGTCCCCGGGAGCCGCACGCCAGGCCACCAGGAGAATAACAACTTCTGCTCTGTGAACGTCAACATTGGGCCTGGAGACTGCGAGTGGTTCTCTGTGCACGAAAACTACTGGCCGGCCATCGACGACTTCTGTGAAAA GCATGGAGTAGACTACCTGACCGGTTCCTGGTGGCCTGTTCTGGAGGACCTGTACCGCTCCAACATCCCTGTTTACCGCTTCATTCAGAGGCCCGGGGACCTGGTGTGGATCAACGCAGGGACCGTCCACTGGGTCCAGGCTGTGGGCTGGTGCAACAACATCGCATGGAACGTGGGCCCACTCAACT CCTACCAGTACCAGCTGGCCCTGGAGAGGTTTGAGTGGAACGTGGTCAAGAAGGTCAAGTCCATCGTCCCCATGATCCACGTGTCCTGGAACGTGGCCCGCACCGTCAAGGTCACCGACCCCGACACATACAAGATGATCAA